A window of the Bacteroidales bacterium genome harbors these coding sequences:
- a CDS encoding 4-hydroxy-3-methylbut-2-enyl diphosphate reductase: MQIEIDSNSGFCFGVVKAIETAESELKKDEILYCLGDIVHNGAEVRRLENKGLVTINKEEFKKLKNAKVLLRAHGEPPETYEIAKKNNIELIDASCPIVLNLQQKIHKAYTEFDKIEGQIVIFGKEGHAEVIGLLGHTDNKGIVVSEINDLDKIDFTKPINIFSQTTKSRTGYNKIIEEIRIRLDKEKKNAEINFISNASTCGQVSTRDVILKEFAKKHDVIIFVSGKKSSNGRLLYNVCRKQNEKSYFVSNIKELKQIWFNKTDSVGICGATSTPDWLMENIKSAIQKFDN, from the coding sequence ATGCAAATAGAAATAGATTCAAATTCAGGATTTTGCTTCGGAGTTGTTAAAGCTATTGAAACAGCAGAATCAGAATTAAAAAAAGATGAAATACTTTATTGTTTAGGCGACATTGTTCATAACGGAGCTGAGGTTAGAAGACTGGAAAACAAAGGCCTAGTAACAATAAATAAAGAAGAATTTAAGAAATTAAAAAATGCAAAAGTTCTTTTAAGAGCACACGGAGAACCACCGGAAACATACGAAATTGCAAAAAAAAATAATATTGAATTAATTGATGCTTCATGCCCTATTGTTCTTAATCTTCAACAAAAAATACACAAAGCTTATACCGAATTTGATAAAATTGAAGGGCAAATTGTAATTTTCGGAAAAGAAGGGCATGCAGAAGTTATCGGATTACTCGGACATACCGATAATAAAGGCATTGTTGTGTCGGAAATAAACGATTTAGATAAAATAGATTTCACAAAACCGATAAACATTTTTTCGCAAACAACAAAGAGCAGAACAGGTTATAATAAAATTATCGAGGAAATCAGAATTAGATTAGATAAAGAAAAAAAAAATGCAGAAATTAATTTTATTTCAAATGCATCAACATGCGGTCAAGTTTCTACAAGAGATGTTATTTTAAAAGAATTTGCAAAAAAACATGATGTAATAATATTCGTGAGCGGTAAAAAAAGCTCAAACGGGAGACTATTATACAACGTTTGCAGAAAACAAAATGAAAAAAGTTACTTTGTTTCAAACATTAAAGAATTAAAACAAATATGGTTTAATAAAACTGATTCCGTAGGAATTTGCGGTGCAACATCAACACCTGATTGGTTAATGGAAAATATAAAATCTGCAATTCAAAAATTTGATAATTAA
- a CDS encoding PorT family protein yields MKKQFIIILLFLVSFSAFSQVEKVQNLRLYDQKRLHFGFTVGLNTSDFYIRNSDTFFDTAVINEVYSIENKQQPGFHLGPISNLRIGKYFDLRFLINLNFTQRDLQYRILKENSAGESYFDTHTMKLSSTFLEFPFLIKYKSHRINNYRFYLIGGVKPSLDLAAKKKIPDELMPMIRLSQPDIYGEFGLGLDFYLPYFKFSPELKMGVGINNMAVDDNTEYTGAMKYLKSKVFMLSFHFE; encoded by the coding sequence ATGAAGAAACAATTTATAATAATACTTTTGTTTTTAGTTTCTTTTTCTGCATTTTCACAAGTTGAGAAAGTTCAGAATTTAAGATTGTATGATCAAAAAAGATTACACTTCGGTTTCACGGTAGGTTTGAATACGTCTGATTTTTATATTCGTAATTCCGACACTTTTTTTGATACCGCTGTTATAAATGAAGTTTACAGCATTGAAAACAAACAACAACCCGGTTTTCACCTCGGACCTATTTCTAATTTAAGAATCGGAAAATATTTTGATTTAAGATTTTTAATTAATTTAAATTTTACACAAAGAGACTTACAATACAGAATTTTGAAAGAAAACTCAGCAGGAGAATCATATTTTGATACACATACAATGAAATTATCTTCTACATTTTTAGAGTTCCCTTTTTTAATAAAATATAAATCTCACAGAATAAATAATTACAGATTTTATTTAATAGGCGGTGTAAAACCATCTTTAGACTTAGCCGCAAAGAAAAAAATACCTGACGAACTGATGCCCATGATTCGATTATCCCAACCTGACATATACGGAGAGTTCGGCTTAGGGCTTGATTTTTATTTACCGTATTTTAAGTTCTCGCCCGAATTAAAAATGGGTGTCGGGATTAATAATATGGCAGTTGATGATAACACAGAATATACGGGAGCAATGAAGTATTTAAAATCAA
- the cmk gene encoding (d)CMP kinase, producing MNNKKLIIAIDGHSSCGKSTLAKDLAKHFSYKYIDTGAMYRAVTLYVIRNKLFKGKSINEEQLQKDFENGKIRIGFQYNSETKKSETLLNGQNVENKIRGIEVSNLVSPVAVIPFVRHELVELQREMGKEGEIVMDGRDIGTNVFPNADLKIFLTADAEIRAKRRYKELRGKGQNVSYEEILKNVQERDNIDSTRATNPLRQAKDAVLLDNSHISIEEQLQNAIKLVKNLI from the coding sequence ATGAACAATAAAAAATTAATTATAGCAATAGACGGTCATTCTTCTTGCGGAAAAAGCACACTTGCAAAAGATTTGGCAAAACATTTTTCATATAAATACATTGATACGGGAGCAATGTACCGGGCTGTAACACTTTATGTTATAAGAAATAAACTCTTTAAGGGCAAGTCAATTAATGAGGAACAACTTCAAAAAGACTTTGAAAACGGAAAAATAAGAATAGGATTTCAATATAATTCTGAAACAAAGAAATCCGAGACTTTGCTTAACGGGCAAAACGTTGAAAATAAAATTAGAGGTATTGAAGTTTCAAACCTTGTAAGCCCTGTTGCAGTTATCCCTTTTGTAAGGCATGAACTTGTTGAACTTCAAAGAGAAATGGGAAAAGAAGGAGAAATTGTAATGGACGGAAGAGATATAGGAACAAATGTATTTCCGAATGCCGATTTAAAAATATTTTTAACAGCAGATGCTGAAATAAGAGCTAAAAGAAGATATAAAGAATTAAGGGGAAAAGGGCAAAACGTTTCTTATGAAGAAATTCTTAAAAATGTGCAGGAAAGAGACAATATAGATTCTACAAGAGCTACAAATCCGTTACGACAAGCAAAAGATGCCGTTTTACTTGACAATTCACATATATCAATTGAGGAGCAATTGCAAAATGCAATAAAGTTAGTTAAAAACTTAATTTAA
- the porQ gene encoding type IX secretion system protein PorQ, which translates to MKRINIIIILIVLPFFINAQTGGKGVFDFLNINSSARVASLGGTNISIYDEDLNLAFQNPALLNSEMNNKIYINYLNYFAGINIGSVGYAYKHKKFGTISVGLQYLNYGTFTAADETGIISGEFNASDYALNLIWSKDLFKNIKGGVNIKPVYSHAEVYNSFGIVVDAGITYYKTEEEFAASLVLKNIGTQIKPYYKGHFEKVPFDIQMGVSKKLAHAPFRVNLTAHSLNKWNLRYEIPEKVTQISFADESDTNKGEVLTNILDNSLRHLILGVELIPLKSFYVSLGYNHQRRQEMKIYEKGGTAGFSWGFGLKLKKMGISFARATYHLAGASNHFSFYFDMSKMGKKKNIKIQTSEQ; encoded by the coding sequence ATGAAAAGAATTAATATAATTATTATTTTAATTGTTTTACCGTTTTTTATAAATGCACAAACAGGCGGAAAAGGTGTTTTTGATTTTTTAAATATTAACAGCTCTGCCCGAGTTGCTTCTTTAGGCGGAACAAATATTTCCATATATGATGAAGATTTGAATTTAGCATTCCAAAATCCTGCTTTATTGAATTCTGAGATGAACAATAAAATTTACATTAATTATTTGAACTATTTTGCAGGAATAAATATTGGTTCGGTCGGATATGCTTACAAGCACAAAAAATTCGGAACAATTTCTGTCGGTTTACAATATTTGAATTATGGAACTTTTACGGCTGCCGATGAAACAGGTATTATTTCGGGAGAATTTAATGCTTCGGATTATGCCCTGAATTTAATTTGGTCAAAAGATTTATTTAAAAATATTAAAGGAGGAGTAAATATTAAACCTGTTTATTCTCATGCCGAAGTCTATAATTCATTCGGAATTGTTGTCGATGCAGGAATTACCTATTATAAAACCGAAGAAGAATTTGCTGCATCTTTGGTTTTAAAAAACATAGGAACACAAATTAAACCTTATTATAAAGGGCATTTTGAAAAAGTTCCTTTTGATATTCAAATGGGAGTTTCAAAAAAATTAGCACATGCACCTTTCAGAGTTAATCTTACTGCACACAGCTTAAATAAATGGAATTTACGATATGAAATTCCGGAAAAAGTTACACAAATTTCTTTTGCCGATGAATCAGATACAAATAAAGGCGAAGTTCTTACAAATATTTTAGATAATTCTTTAAGACATTTGATTCTCGGAGTTGAATTAATTCCGCTAAAAAGTTTTTATGTTTCATTGGGTTATAATCATCAAAGAAGACAAGAAATGAAAATTTACGAAAAAGGCGGTACAGCAGGATTTTCCTGGGGCTTCGGTCTTAAATTAAAGAAAATGGGGATAAGTTTCGCAAGAGCAACTTACCACCTTGCCGGTGCATCAAATCATTTCTCGTTTTATTTTGATATGTCAAAAATGGGAAAAAAGAAAAATATCAAAATACAAACAAGTGAACAATAA
- a CDS encoding endonuclease/exonuclease/phosphatase family protein, whose product MMKKNRILFFSIILLFAACDPFNNIIENDAPEDAVIEYTAENIKTPNSVDTLKIVTWNIKFGGGRIDFFFDCYGDRVLMTEDEVVANMQSLVEGIKQLNPDVIFLQEADVDSKRSAYVDQIQYILDNTDLNYGIYGSQWKSDFVPSDGIGRMNSGNAILSKYELTESERIPLSLIESDPAIVQYFYLRRNLLKSKITVSGKEIVLFGTHTSAYSTDGTKEKQLKEIKAEIEKTNTEGKSFILGGDFNSIPPNSVVFENFDDDKCGEGSQFESQSFKDELGIMNIFYDDYNPAIKMSRYEANNSHFFTFTSDKDGFWNRKLDYIFTNKYFLSNTGIVYMDINRGGINTMPLSDHAPVSVKYIINQ is encoded by the coding sequence ATGATGAAAAAAAATAGAATTTTATTTTTCAGTATAATATTATTGTTTGCAGCATGTGACCCTTTTAATAATATTATTGAAAACGATGCACCGGAAGATGCAGTTATTGAATACACGGCAGAAAATATAAAAACTCCGAATTCTGTTGATACATTGAAGATTGTAACTTGGAATATAAAGTTCGGAGGAGGCAGAATTGATTTCTTTTTCGATTGCTACGGCGACAGGGTTTTAATGACAGAAGACGAAGTTGTTGCAAATATGCAGTCTCTTGTTGAAGGAATAAAACAATTAAATCCCGATGTCATTTTTCTTCAAGAAGCAGATGTTGATTCAAAACGTTCAGCTTATGTAGATCAAATTCAATATATTTTAGATAATACTGATTTGAATTACGGAATATACGGTTCTCAATGGAAGTCAGATTTTGTTCCGAGTGACGGAATAGGACGTATGAATTCAGGGAACGCCATATTATCAAAATATGAATTAACCGAAAGCGAAAGAATACCGTTATCATTAATAGAGTCTGACCCTGCAATTGTTCAATATTTTTATTTAAGGCGTAATCTTTTAAAATCAAAAATAACCGTAAGCGGAAAAGAAATTGTTCTTTTCGGAACACACACTTCTGCTTATTCAACTGACGGAACAAAAGAGAAACAATTAAAAGAAATTAAAGCAGAAATTGAAAAAACAAATACAGAGGGTAAAAGTTTTATTCTCGGCGGTGATTTTAACAGTATTCCTCCTAATTCCGTTGTTTTTGAAAATTTTGATGATGATAAATGCGGTGAAGGTTCACAATTTGAAAGTCAAAGTTTTAAAGATGAGTTAGGTATTATGAATATCTTTTACGACGATTATAATCCTGCAATTAAAATGTCAAGATACGAAGCAAACAATTCACATTTCTTTACTTTTACATCAGATAAAGACGGTTTTTGGAACAGAAAACTTGATTATATATTCACAAATAAATACTTTTTAAGCAATACCGGAATAGTATATATGGATATAAACAGAGGCGGAATAAATACAATGCCTTTATCTGACCATGCTCCTGTTTCTGTTAAATACATTATTAATCAATAA
- a CDS encoding DUF3592 domain-containing protein, which produces MGKFSNNNRIKNSNNRIIQDLGKLDLNNKHKIDSFLSSIRSEVAEYYGKEIMNRVETLIQNKNIKAVAEIFCNPKFLLSRYNLKYRLSRIAFPIFLLTLGAVLLFVGFNQITFGKQSVNWPSTKGIIISSDLVRTAKVAEYLERIYYEYTVNGKSYISNKVSFSYQNPDATVKRYPKGKKVTVYYSPDDPGFAVLIKGYKWGIYLEFTAGAVLLILAMWYFYKILSTKK; this is translated from the coding sequence ATGGGAAAATTCTCAAATAATAACAGAATAAAAAACAGCAACAACAGAATTATACAAGATTTAGGAAAATTAGACTTAAATAATAAGCATAAAATTGATTCTTTTCTTAGTTCAATCCGTTCCGAAGTTGCCGAATATTACGGGAAAGAAATCATGAATAGGGTTGAAACACTTATTCAAAATAAAAACATAAAGGCTGTTGCTGAAATCTTCTGCAATCCGAAGTTTTTGCTCTCTCGTTATAATCTGAAATACAGACTTTCCCGTATTGCATTCCCTATATTTTTACTTACATTGGGAGCGGTCTTGCTATTCGTAGGATTTAATCAAATAACCTTTGGAAAGCAAAGTGTTAATTGGCCGTCGACAAAAGGCATAATTATTTCTTCGGATTTAGTCAGAACCGCAAAAGTCGCAGAATATTTGGAAAGGATTTATTATGAATACACGGTTAACGGAAAAAGCTATATTTCAAACAAGGTATCCTTTTCTTATCAAAACCCGGATGCAACAGTCAAACGTTATCCAAAGGGCAAAAAAGTTACTGTGTACTATAGTCCGGACGACCCCGGTTTCGCAGTGCTGATAAAAGGTTATAAGTGGGGGATATATTTAGAGTTTACAGCAGGTGCTGTTTTATTAATTCTTGCAATGTGGTATTTCTACAAGATACTAAGTACAAAAAAATGA
- a CDS encoding M3 family oligoendopeptidase, whose amino-acid sequence MKSKRNFIKENLIIKSKEDIIPYLENLKERKIKSVEDLKRWWADRSETNAFLEEDAAWRYIKMSCNTADKELAESFNFFVKEIEPVVSEYSDVLDKKLINSEFFSELDKNKYEVAKKKIKRSIELFRKENIDLFSELQQKEREFGTISGAMTVNYKDEEMTLQKAGNFLKDTDREVRKEIFEMIHERRFKDNEKLDTLLSELIQLRHKVAENAGFDNYRDYMHSALKRFDYTIDDCISFHNSIKSKVLPIINKINGERKSKLGYDILKPYDTSVDIDLKPALKPFEDGNELIDKAIYVFAKVRPKYGEYLKIMKENSYLDLNSRKGKSPGGYNYPLYESNIPFIFMNATGNQRDLETMMHEGGHAIHSFLSSDLELVDFKELPSEVAELASMSMELISSEYWDVFYSENEDLKRAKRNHLEGVLSVLPWIATVDKFQHQLYLNPDHNAEDRKEIWNSIAKEFGSSVVDWSGYEKYYSTLWQRQMHIFEVPFYYIEYGIAQLGAIAVWRNFKNNPQKALNDYENALKLGYSVPIPEIYKTAGIEFNFSKEYISELMDFVKTELNKLK is encoded by the coding sequence ATGAAATCTAAAAGAAATTTTATAAAAGAGAACTTAATTATTAAATCAAAAGAAGACATTATTCCTTATTTGGAAAATTTAAAAGAAAGAAAGATCAAATCTGTTGAAGATTTAAAAAGGTGGTGGGCAGACAGAAGCGAAACAAATGCTTTTTTGGAAGAAGATGCAGCATGGAGATATATTAAAATGAGCTGCAATACTGCCGATAAAGAACTTGCCGAAAGCTTTAACTTTTTCGTAAAAGAGATTGAGCCTGTTGTTTCGGAATATTCTGATGTGTTAGATAAGAAGCTGATTAACAGTGAGTTTTTTAGCGAGCTTGATAAGAATAAATACGAAGTTGCCAAAAAGAAGATAAAACGTTCAATTGAACTTTTCAGAAAAGAAAACATTGATTTATTTTCTGAGCTTCAACAAAAAGAACGTGAATTCGGAACAATTTCGGGTGCAATGACGGTAAATTATAAAGATGAAGAAATGACATTGCAAAAAGCCGGTAATTTTCTGAAAGATACTGACAGAGAAGTGAGAAAAGAGATTTTTGAAATGATTCACGAAAGACGATTTAAAGACAACGAAAAATTAGATACTTTGCTTTCTGAACTTATTCAATTAAGACACAAAGTTGCCGAAAATGCCGGTTTTGATAATTACAGAGATTATATGCACTCGGCATTAAAAAGATTTGATTATACGATTGATGATTGCATTTCATTTCACAACTCAATAAAATCAAAAGTTTTACCAATTATTAATAAAATTAACGGAGAAAGAAAATCAAAACTCGGTTATGATATATTAAAACCTTATGATACTTCCGTAGATATTGATTTAAAACCCGCACTTAAGCCTTTTGAAGACGGTAATGAGCTGATTGACAAAGCAATATATGTTTTTGCAAAAGTTCGTCCTAAATATGGCGAGTATCTAAAAATTATGAAGGAAAATTCTTATCTTGATTTGAATTCTCGCAAAGGAAAATCTCCGGGAGGTTATAACTATCCTCTTTACGAAAGCAATATTCCCTTTATTTTTATGAATGCAACCGGCAACCAAAGAGATTTAGAAACAATGATGCACGAAGGCGGTCATGCAATTCACTCTTTTCTTAGCAGTGATTTGGAACTTGTAGATTTTAAAGAGCTTCCGAGCGAAGTTGCAGAACTCGCATCAATGTCTATGGAACTTATTTCTTCTGAATATTGGGATGTGTTTTATTCTGAGAATGAAGACCTTAAACGAGCTAAAAGAAACCATTTGGAAGGTGTGCTTTCTGTATTACCGTGGATAGCAACGGTTGACAAGTTTCAACATCAACTATATTTAAATCCTGACCACAATGCCGAAGACCGCAAAGAAATTTGGAATTCAATTGCTAAGGAATTCGGCAGTTCAGTTGTAGATTGGTCGGGTTATGAAAAATATTATTCAACACTTTGGCAAAGACAAATGCACATTTTTGAAGTTCCGTTTTACTATATTGAGTACGGAATTGCACAACTCGGAGCAATTGCCGTTTGGCGAAATTTTAAGAATAATCCTCAAAAAGCATTAAATGATTATGAAAATGCTCTGAAATTAGGTTATTCAGTTCCAATTCCCGAAATATACAAAACAGCAGGAATTGAATTTAATTTCAGCAAGGAATATATTTCTGAATTGATGGATTTTGTAAAAACTGAATTAAATAAACTTAAATAA
- a CDS encoding Dabb family protein, producing MIKHIVFIKLKGVSDDEKNDGLNKLKTALDNLPSQISEIKKFETGINISDASTASDFVLIGEFESKETLEAYKSHPEHQKVLELISSLKGRTAVVDFEF from the coding sequence ATGATTAAACATATTGTATTCATAAAATTAAAGGGGGTTTCTGACGATGAAAAAAATGACGGATTAAATAAACTTAAAACAGCATTAGATAATCTGCCGTCACAAATTTCTGAAATAAAAAAATTTGAAACAGGAATAAATATTTCTGACGCTTCAACTGCTTCAGATTTTGTACTTATAGGAGAATTTGAATCAAAAGAAACACTGGAAGCTTATAAATCTCATCCCGAACATCAAAAAGTTCTTGAATTAATCAGCAGTTTAAAAGGCAGAACAGCTGTTGTTGATTTTGAGTTTTAA